Proteins encoded together in one Deinococcus irradiatisoli window:
- a CDS encoding aspartate kinase, which produces MSETPQLLVMKFGGTNMGDAAAIRHSASLAGRSLAAGVRVVVVVSAMAGVTNQLLSIADAAEKGDIALANDQIAALRTRHFTAAQELGAAPDSSVSREIRELLETLRQAVYGVYLLRELTPRSKDLIVAFGERLSAPLMTVALERWGHRAHHLTGGQAGIVTDSHFGSARPLPSAAGRIRDRLSGLLDAGVTPVISGFMGETEKGAVTTLGRGGTDFSATIVGAALHASEVWAWKDVDGVMSADPRSVPGAQNIAQLSYGEVMELAYFGAKVLHPLAVTPLQDAGIPLRVKSAADPDFPGTLVTGDAHTDGVHPVKAVTAIRNVSIINVSGAGILGVPDVVADLFAALARENITLLMVSQSSSMSNVSLVILGSDEERTLAALTPPMGGRQLQVDVQRGVAVLAIVGAGMRGTKGVSARLFGALAGDDINILMISQGSSELNISVAIEGQDVDRATRTVHGAFGLDAPVAAD; this is translated from the coding sequence ATGTCTGAGACGCCTCAACTCCTGGTCATGAAATTCGGCGGCACCAACATGGGCGACGCGGCCGCCATCCGCCACTCGGCCAGCCTGGCCGGACGCAGCCTCGCCGCCGGGGTGCGGGTGGTGGTGGTGGTCTCGGCGATGGCCGGCGTGACCAACCAGCTGCTGTCGATTGCCGACGCCGCCGAAAAGGGCGACATCGCCCTGGCCAACGACCAGATCGCCGCGCTGCGTACCCGCCACTTCACGGCGGCCCAGGAACTCGGCGCCGCGCCGGACAGCAGCGTTTCGCGCGAGATCCGCGAACTGCTCGAAACGCTGCGGCAGGCGGTCTATGGCGTGTACCTGCTGCGCGAGCTCACCCCGCGCAGCAAGGACCTGATCGTGGCCTTCGGCGAGCGCCTCTCGGCCCCGCTGATGACGGTGGCGCTGGAACGCTGGGGCCACCGCGCCCACCACCTCACCGGCGGGCAGGCCGGGATCGTCACCGACAGCCATTTCGGCAGCGCCAGGCCGCTGCCCAGCGCCGCCGGGCGAATCCGCGACCGGCTCAGCGGCCTGCTCGACGCGGGCGTGACCCCGGTGATCTCCGGTTTCATGGGCGAAACCGAGAAGGGCGCGGTGACCACCCTGGGACGCGGCGGCACCGATTTCTCGGCCACCATCGTCGGCGCAGCGCTGCACGCCAGCGAAGTGTGGGCCTGGAAGGACGTCGACGGGGTGATGTCGGCCGATCCGCGCAGCGTGCCGGGCGCCCAGAACATCGCCCAGCTGAGTTACGGCGAGGTGATGGAACTGGCCTACTTCGGGGCCAAGGTGCTGCACCCGCTGGCGGTGACGCCGTTGCAGGACGCCGGCATTCCGCTGCGGGTCAAGAGCGCCGCCGACCCGGACTTTCCCGGTACACTGGTGACCGGCGACGCCCACACCGACGGTGTGCATCCGGTCAAGGCGGTGACGGCCATTCGCAACGTCAGCATCATCAACGTCTCGGGCGCCGGCATCCTGGGCGTGCCGGACGTGGTGGCCGACCTCTTCGCGGCGCTGGCCCGCGAGAACATCACCCTCCTGATGGTCTCGCAGTCGAGCAGCATGAGCAACGTCTCGCTGGTGATTCTCGGCAGCGACGAGGAGCGCACCCTGGCGGCCCTGACCCCGCCGATGGGCGGGCGGCAGCTGCAGGTGGACGTGCAGCGCGGGGTGGCGGTGCTGGCGATCGTGGGCGCGGGCATGCGCGGCACCAAGGGCGTCTCGGCCCGCCTGTTCGGCGCGCTGGCCGGCGACGACATCAACATCCTGATGATCTCGCAGGGGTCCTCGGAGCTGAACATCAGTGTGGCGATCGAGGGCCAGGATGTCGACCGCGCCACCCGCACGGTGCACGGCGCCTTCGGGCTCGACGCGCCGGTCGCCGCCGACTGA
- a CDS encoding alanine--glyoxylate aminotransferase family protein yields MKLLDAPQPAEVAPPYPDHVLLTPGPTPIHPRALRALTRPMLGHMDPEVFKLNRAIQADLREMYGTEPEAFTALLAGTGSLGMEAGFANLVEKGDEVLVCANGSFGRRMAEMAARYGAKVRLVTAPLGEPINPSDVADHLGDAAMVAVVHGETSTGVLNPVPEIAELVRHSGALLTVDAVTTAGMEPFSMQQWGVDYAYTGAQKCLSAPPGLAPVAISERAFARFAARRHPTPLWYCDFEGLRDYWVEHTYHHTVPVNLHFAFAEALRAALEEGLPERRERVRWMGRAITEALAPLGFSPYVKREEARLPTVLALRLPEHLDDAGVRAELRRREISITGGLGPTAGVIWRLGLMGEAAHPAPYRALMVALEDILGAPGLVRRFEAALDAGSA; encoded by the coding sequence ATGAAGTTGCTCGACGCTCCTCAGCCCGCCGAAGTGGCCCCGCCGTACCCCGACCACGTGCTGCTGACCCCCGGCCCGACCCCGATTCACCCGCGCGCCCTGCGGGCTCTGACCCGCCCGATGCTGGGGCACATGGACCCGGAGGTGTTCAAGCTTAACCGGGCCATACAGGCCGACCTGCGCGAGATGTACGGCACCGAGCCGGAAGCCTTCACGGCGCTCCTGGCCGGCACCGGCAGCCTGGGCATGGAAGCGGGGTTCGCCAACCTGGTCGAGAAGGGTGACGAGGTGCTGGTGTGCGCCAACGGCTCGTTCGGTCGCCGGATGGCCGAGATGGCCGCCCGCTACGGCGCGAAAGTCCGGCTGGTGACGGCCCCGCTGGGCGAGCCGATCAATCCCTCGGACGTGGCCGACCACCTGGGCGACGCCGCGATGGTGGCCGTCGTTCATGGGGAAACCAGCACCGGCGTGCTCAACCCGGTGCCGGAAATCGCCGAACTGGTGCGGCATTCCGGGGCGCTCCTCACGGTGGACGCGGTGACGACCGCCGGCATGGAGCCGTTCTCGATGCAGCAGTGGGGGGTGGACTACGCCTACACCGGGGCGCAGAAGTGCCTCTCGGCCCCGCCGGGCCTGGCCCCGGTGGCGATCAGCGAGCGCGCCTTCGCCCGCTTCGCGGCCCGCCGCCACCCCACGCCGCTGTGGTACTGCGATTTCGAGGGCCTGCGCGACTACTGGGTGGAGCATACCTACCACCACACCGTGCCGGTGAACTTGCACTTCGCGTTTGCCGAGGCGCTGCGGGCGGCGCTGGAAGAAGGCCTGCCCGAGCGCCGTGAACGGGTGCGCTGGATGGGCCGGGCGATTACCGAGGCGCTCGCCCCGCTGGGCTTCTCGCCCTACGTCAAGCGCGAGGAGGCCCGCCTGCCCACCGTGCTGGCCCTCCGGTTGCCCGAGCACCTCGACGACGCGGGCGTGCGCGCCGAGTTGCGCCGGCGCGAGATCAGCATCACCGGCGGCCTGGGGCCCACCGCCGGGGTGATCTGGCGTCTGGGCCTGATGGGGGAGGCCGCCCACCCCGCGCCGTACCGCGCCCTGATGGTGGCGCTCGAAGACATCCTCGGCGCGCCGGGCCTGGTGCGGCGCTTCGAGGCGGCGCTCGACGCCGGGTCGGCTTGA
- a CDS encoding acetate/propionate family kinase has protein sequence MTRSAILVLNAGSSSLKYQLLGPEGQTYTSGLIERIGEPGGEPDHAAALRRVLSGLPQDVQMEAVGHRVVHGGERFTQATRITPEVLATIDELSDLAPLHNPPAVQGIRAALGGLPGVPNVAVFDTAFHTTLPPQAYLYAVPHDLYRNFGVRRYGFHGTSHAYVSRRAAELLGGPQSPEAQKIVTLHLGNGASAAAVLRGQSVDTSMGLTPLEGLVMGTRSGDLDPGAVLWLTEKFGLEETTRLLNRQSGLKGLSGVSNDLRDVRAAQSERAELALAVMTYRLIKQVGAYAAAMNGLGALVFTGGAGENDAKLRADVLQGLTFLGFELDEAANGQRSGERRITTAESKPALVIPTDEEGEIARQTRQVLTADRAG, from the coding sequence ATGACCCGCAGCGCCATTCTCGTTCTGAATGCCGGTTCCAGCAGCTTGAAATACCAACTTCTCGGCCCGGAAGGTCAGACGTATACCAGCGGCCTGATCGAGCGCATCGGCGAACCCGGCGGCGAGCCCGACCACGCCGCGGCCCTGCGCCGGGTGCTTTCCGGTCTGCCCCAGGACGTGCAGATGGAGGCGGTGGGGCACCGGGTGGTGCACGGCGGCGAGCGCTTTACCCAGGCCACCCGGATCACGCCGGAAGTGCTCGCCACCATCGACGAACTGTCGGACCTGGCTCCGCTGCACAACCCACCGGCCGTACAGGGCATCCGGGCGGCGCTCGGCGGTCTGCCGGGCGTGCCGAACGTGGCGGTGTTCGATACCGCCTTTCACACCACCCTGCCCCCGCAGGCCTACCTCTACGCCGTGCCGCACGACCTATACCGCAACTTCGGGGTGCGCCGCTACGGCTTTCACGGCACCTCGCACGCGTACGTGTCGCGCCGGGCTGCCGAACTGCTGGGCGGGCCGCAAAGCCCGGAGGCCCAGAAAATCGTTACCCTGCACCTCGGCAACGGTGCCAGCGCCGCCGCTGTGCTGCGCGGCCAGAGCGTCGACACCAGCATGGGCCTGACCCCGCTGGAAGGCCTGGTGATGGGCACCCGCAGCGGCGACCTCGATCCCGGCGCGGTGCTGTGGCTCACCGAGAAGTTCGGCCTGGAAGAAACCACCCGCCTGCTCAACCGTCAGAGCGGCCTCAAGGGCTTATCTGGCGTGTCCAACGACCTGCGCGACGTGCGGGCGGCGCAAAGCGAGCGCGCCGAGCTGGCCCTGGCGGTGATGACCTACCGCCTGATCAAGCAGGTGGGCGCCTACGCCGCCGCCATGAACGGCCTCGGCGCGCTGGTGTTCACCGGCGGGGCCGGCGAGAACGACGCGAAGCTGCGCGCCGACGTGCTGCAAGGGCTGACGTTCCTGGGCTTCGAACTCGACGAGGCCGCCAATGGTCAGCGTTCCGGCGAGCGGCGCATTACCACCGCCGAGAGCAAGCCCGCGCTGGTGATTCCCACCGACGAGGAAGGCGAGATCGCCCGCCAGACCCGGCAGGTGCTGACCGCCGACCGTGCCGGATGA
- the pepF gene encoding oligoendopeptidase F: protein MTATPAPARRDVPRDQTWDIEALYATPAAWDAEASALAGDLPTLGQYAGTLGGSPEALATYLNAREALRMRLTRLISYAGMSASVDGKDAEAAARRDRASSLGSVFAAASAFDKPELLALDEQVVRPWLERDDLKDHAVMVERIWRERPHVRSAEVEELLGQVQSPFSSERGIHPALVNMDLDFGTAGGVPIGQGNVDRLIADPDREVRREAWESYADAHLSAQHGMAAALATHVRQNVFMARARRYPDALTAALAPDHLPTSVFHTLIDTYLANIHIWHRYWDVRRRWLGLEELREYDVKAPLVPSPEMNYAQAVDAICEGMAPLGPDYVTQMRAGLTTERWVDWASNAGKRQGAYSNGGARVKPYIFMSFQGGLGSMSTLAHEIGHSMHSWLSQHKQASSVPRYTLFAAEVASNFNQAMVRRHLFENNTDPDFEVALIEEALSNFHRYFFIMPTLARFELEIHRRIEAGKSLSAPDLNTLMADLLQAGYGSGVTVDRDRSGITWAEFSTHLYSNFYAYQYATGISAAHQLRAGFDTDPQGAQERYLQFLSEGGRLDPLDALQAAGVDLTTAQPVEETFRVLSGYVDRLEELLSQRA, encoded by the coding sequence ATGACTGCCACCCCCGCACCCGCCCGCCGTGACGTGCCCCGTGACCAGACCTGGGACATCGAAGCCCTCTACGCCACCCCCGCCGCCTGGGACGCGGAAGCTTCGGCGCTGGCCGGCGACCTGCCGACCCTGGGCCAGTACGCCGGCACGCTGGGCGGGTCGCCGGAAGCGCTTGCGACTTACCTGAACGCCCGCGAGGCGCTGCGGATGCGCCTGACCCGCCTGATATCGTACGCCGGCATGAGCGCCAGCGTGGACGGCAAGGACGCCGAAGCCGCCGCCCGCCGCGACCGGGCCTCGTCGCTGGGCAGCGTGTTCGCCGCCGCCAGCGCCTTCGACAAACCCGAACTGCTGGCCCTCGACGAACAGGTGGTGCGCCCCTGGCTGGAGAGAGACGACCTCAAGGACCACGCGGTGATGGTCGAGCGCATCTGGCGCGAGCGGCCGCACGTCCGCAGCGCCGAAGTGGAAGAGCTGCTCGGCCAGGTGCAGTCGCCGTTTTCCAGCGAGCGCGGCATTCACCCGGCGCTGGTCAACATGGACCTCGACTTCGGCACCGCCGGGGGAGTGCCGATCGGGCAGGGCAACGTCGACCGCCTGATCGCCGACCCGGACCGCGAGGTGCGACGTGAAGCCTGGGAAAGCTACGCCGACGCCCACCTGTCGGCCCAGCACGGTATGGCGGCGGCGCTGGCGACCCACGTGCGCCAGAACGTCTTCATGGCCCGTGCCCGGCGCTACCCCGACGCGCTGACGGCAGCGCTGGCGCCCGACCACCTTCCCACCTCGGTGTTTCACACCCTGATCGACACCTACCTCGCCAACATCCACATCTGGCACCGTTACTGGGACGTGCGTCGCCGCTGGCTGGGCTTAGAAGAGCTGCGCGAGTACGACGTCAAGGCGCCGCTGGTGCCGTCGCCGGAAATGAACTACGCCCAGGCGGTGGACGCCATCTGTGAAGGCATGGCCCCCCTGGGGCCGGACTACGTGACGCAGATGCGCGCCGGGCTGACCACCGAGCGCTGGGTGGACTGGGCCAGCAACGCCGGCAAGCGCCAGGGGGCCTACAGCAACGGCGGCGCGCGGGTCAAGCCGTACATCTTCATGAGCTTCCAGGGCGGTCTGGGCAGCATGAGCACCCTGGCGCACGAGATCGGCCACAGCATGCACTCGTGGCTCTCGCAGCACAAGCAGGCCAGCAGCGTGCCGCGTTACACCCTGTTCGCCGCCGAGGTCGCCTCGAACTTCAATCAGGCGATGGTGCGCCGCCACCTGTTCGAGAACAATACCGACCCGGATTTCGAGGTTGCCCTGATCGAGGAAGCCCTCTCGAACTTTCACCGCTACTTCTTCATCATGCCGACCCTGGCCCGCTTCGAGCTGGAAATTCACCGTCGCATCGAGGCCGGGAAGAGTCTCAGTGCGCCGGACCTCAACACCCTGATGGCCGATCTGCTGCAAGCCGGCTACGGCAGCGGCGTCACGGTGGACCGTGACCGCAGCGGCATCACCTGGGCCGAGTTCTCGACGCACCTCTACAGCAACTTCTACGCCTACCAGTACGCCACTGGCATCAGCGCCGCCCACCAACTGCGGGCCGGCTTCGACACCGATCCCCAGGGTGCCCAGGAGCGCTACCTGCAATTTCTCTCGGAAGGCGGGCGGCTCGATCCGCTCGACGCGCTGCAGGCCGCCGGGGTGGACCTCACCACCGCCCAGCCGGTGGAGGAGACCTTCCGGGTGCTGTCGGGTTACGTCGACCGACTGGAAGAACTGCTCTCGCAGCGCGCCTGA
- the uvrC gene encoding excinuclease ABC subunit UvrC, whose translation MHVDDLPVLPTTPGVYIFRGKGGTPIYIGKANNLRSRVGQHFKAGGKSGRFTREALELEWISARNEVEALVLEANLIKQHRPHYNVLLKDDKHYPFLKLTHEEFPMLVVTRRVIKDGASYYGPYPDASAVRRVKHLIDTMFPLRKNSGLPLQKKPRPCLNYHMGRCLGPCVDKADPAEYHRVVEDVKALLEGRAAGVVVRLKEDMKTAAQQQDFEQAGRLRDRLQAVEKLFGNEQAAMQMGAEDLDFLGHAQAGEFAMVQLFRMRGGRVVGRDKRFLTGAAESDAGEVIGAFVQDYYAQATHVPPLILLPADYPDAPLWTQLLSERAGRKVEMRVPLRGDKTELTEMARRNAETGLEAELALLERRGDHPGLDALREVLALPERPWRIEGYDNSNLFGTNIVSGMVVFEGGRARRGEHRRFKVRGLERPDDYLSMRQTITRRFSGSLADKLPLPDLILIDGGRGQVNAALDALKEVGVQVPVVGLAKREERIILPGRYGAQFWLSGGSEIGVDRELLLPHTHPALRVLIGVRDEVHNYAVTYHRKLRGQDMLRSVFDDLPGIGEKRQHALLEHFSSLEDLGAASVDEIARVPGMNLRAARSVKDFLSARQANSTPS comes from the coding sequence ATGCACGTTGACGATCTGCCGGTTCTGCCCACCACACCGGGTGTGTATATATTCAGAGGAAAGGGTGGCACGCCGATCTACATCGGCAAGGCCAACAACCTGCGCAGCCGGGTGGGGCAGCATTTCAAGGCCGGCGGCAAGAGCGGGCGCTTTACCCGCGAAGCGCTGGAACTCGAATGGATCTCGGCCAGGAACGAGGTCGAGGCGCTGGTGCTGGAAGCCAACCTGATCAAGCAGCACCGCCCGCACTACAACGTGCTGCTCAAGGACGACAAGCACTACCCTTTTTTGAAGCTGACGCACGAGGAATTCCCCATGCTGGTGGTCACCCGGCGGGTGATCAAGGACGGGGCCAGCTACTACGGCCCCTACCCCGACGCCTCGGCGGTGCGGCGGGTCAAGCACCTGATCGACACCATGTTTCCGCTGCGCAAGAACTCGGGGCTGCCGCTGCAGAAAAAGCCGCGCCCCTGCCTCAACTACCACATGGGCCGCTGCCTGGGACCGTGCGTGGACAAGGCCGACCCCGCCGAGTACCACCGGGTCGTCGAGGACGTCAAGGCGCTGCTGGAGGGCCGGGCGGCGGGCGTGGTGGTCCGGCTCAAGGAAGACATGAAAACGGCCGCCCAGCAGCAGGACTTCGAGCAGGCCGGGCGGCTGCGTGACCGGCTGCAGGCGGTGGAAAAACTCTTCGGCAACGAGCAGGCCGCCATGCAGATGGGCGCCGAGGACCTCGACTTCCTGGGGCACGCCCAGGCCGGCGAGTTCGCCATGGTGCAGCTGTTCCGGATGCGCGGCGGGCGGGTGGTGGGGCGCGACAAACGCTTCCTGACCGGCGCGGCCGAGAGCGACGCCGGCGAAGTCATCGGGGCCTTCGTGCAGGACTACTACGCCCAGGCCACCCACGTGCCGCCGCTGATTTTGCTGCCGGCCGACTACCCCGACGCGCCGCTGTGGACCCAGCTGCTCAGCGAGCGGGCCGGACGCAAGGTGGAGATGAGGGTGCCGCTGCGCGGCGACAAGACCGAGCTGACCGAGATGGCCCGCCGCAACGCCGAGACCGGCCTGGAAGCCGAACTGGCCCTCCTCGAGCGCCGGGGCGACCATCCGGGCCTGGACGCCCTGCGCGAGGTGCTGGCGCTGCCGGAGCGGCCCTGGCGCATCGAGGGCTACGACAACTCCAATTTGTTCGGCACCAACATCGTGTCGGGCATGGTGGTGTTCGAGGGCGGGCGGGCGCGCCGGGGCGAGCACCGGCGCTTCAAGGTGCGCGGGCTGGAGCGGCCCGACGATTACCTCTCGATGCGCCAGACCATCACCCGGCGCTTTTCCGGCAGCCTGGCCGACAAACTGCCGCTGCCGGACCTGATTCTCATCGACGGTGGGCGCGGGCAGGTCAACGCGGCGCTCGACGCGCTCAAGGAAGTCGGGGTGCAGGTGCCGGTGGTGGGCCTGGCCAAGCGCGAGGAGCGCATCATCCTGCCGGGGCGCTACGGCGCACAGTTCTGGCTCAGCGGCGGCAGCGAGATCGGGGTGGACCGCGAACTGCTGCTGCCGCACACCCACCCGGCGCTGCGGGTGCTGATCGGGGTGCGCGACGAGGTGCACAACTACGCCGTGACCTACCACCGCAAGCTGCGCGGTCAGGACATGCTCAGAAGCGTTTTCGACGACCTGCCGGGCATCGGCGAGAAGCGCCAGCACGCCCTGCTGGAGCACTTCTCCAGCCTGGAGGACCTCGGCGCGGCCAGCGTGGACGAGATCGCCCGGGTGCCGGGCATGAACCTGCGGGCGGCCCGAAGCGTCAAGGACTTTCTCTCGGCCCGGCAGGCTAACAGCACGCCGAGCTAG
- a CDS encoding alpha/beta fold hydrolase: MNNAVSSFARRANTEVVGSGPRTLLCAHGFCSHRGIFRPQVAAFRNSCRVVAYDLAGFGHSDPALWNAARHASLEGYADDMLRLIDELDLRNIVLLGASMSAMIGLLAALERPERFDALVFVGASPRYLNASNYRGGFQRDDVDGFYQLLDQQQDWQGALTGMMLNQPVSLALQEIAEHVRGVNPQVAGVVARAIFESDYRSLLPQARHPVLVTQTRADNAVPESVGRYLQECLPQAQLEFLPGVGHLPNFTEPEAFNAALERFLGGLPEVGGPAMLALAGRA; this comes from the coding sequence ATGAATAACGCGGTTTCCAGTTTCGCCCGGCGCGCCAACACCGAAGTGGTGGGCTCGGGGCCGAGAACCTTGCTGTGCGCGCACGGCTTTTGCTCGCACCGGGGCATTTTCCGTCCCCAGGTGGCCGCCTTTCGGAACAGTTGCCGGGTGGTGGCCTACGACCTGGCGGGGTTTGGACACTCCGACCCGGCGCTGTGGAACGCGGCGCGGCATGCCAGCCTGGAAGGCTACGCCGACGACATGCTGCGCCTGATCGACGAACTCGATTTGCGAAACATCGTGCTGCTGGGCGCCTCGATGAGCGCCATGATCGGCCTGCTGGCCGCCCTGGAGCGTCCCGAGCGCTTCGACGCCCTGGTATTTGTGGGCGCGAGTCCGCGGTACCTGAACGCCAGCAACTACCGCGGCGGCTTTCAGCGCGACGATGTCGACGGCTTCTACCAGCTGCTCGACCAGCAGCAGGACTGGCAGGGCGCGCTGACCGGAATGATGCTCAACCAGCCGGTGTCGCTGGCCCTGCAGGAAATCGCCGAGCACGTGCGCGGCGTCAACCCGCAGGTGGCCGGGGTAGTGGCGCGCGCCATCTTTGAATCGGATTACCGCTCGCTGCTGCCGCAGGCCCGTCACCCGGTGCTGGTGACGCAGACGCGCGCCGACAACGCCGTGCCGGAAAGCGTCGGGCGCTACCTGCAGGAATGTCTGCCGCAGGCGCAACTGGAATTCCTGCCGGGCGTGGGGCACCTGCCCAACTTCACCGAACCCGAAGCGTTCAATGCCGCGCTCGAGCGCTTCCTGGGAGGGCTGCCGGAGGTGGGTGGCCCGGCCATGCTGGCGCTGGCGGGCCGCGCCTAG
- a CDS encoding HD domain-containing phosphohydrolase, which produces MTDTAVRRFLHRDGHWVWLECVGRDLRGHEAIGGILVNSRDVSARVAAEQAREASIRALEESERNFRRLADHSTDLVRQYAPDGRLEYCSPNVRDLLGYSSEEMLSAGPFHLVYEDDRPALQQAFERRFHRRSELEKFEYRLRHKDGSLVWVETTFKAVYDPLTGKELAFNGTTRDIRQRKQAQLEVKAQLNRYRQLLDFTASLEQRTTRLELVQEVLHKCLFLTEYDYACAFDFSAGHLALLASAGTLPPALTTSLQDFQQLPFAEPVCTALRRREAYFIAPDAALLSPPEALPRAHWRSVCLLPIAQEGDLSVILVFGTDQDAAISQETRQLLPTVAARLSRALERSHHIEQLNTSREETLRALGLALEYRDYETKGHTDRVVDFTERLGRALGFGGDDLDALRWGAFLHDTGKVAIPDAILLKPGQLTPEEWAVIKRHPTIGYEMLHHIPSLPPITLEVVLYHQERWNGSGYPKGLSGSDIPLAARVFAVVDVYDALTSARPYKQAWTPAQAAEQLRREAGVLLDERVVQRFLDLLALEEGPLAPGAEDHHE; this is translated from the coding sequence GTGACCGATACGGCGGTGAGGCGCTTTTTGCACCGCGACGGCCACTGGGTGTGGCTGGAGTGCGTGGGGCGGGATTTGCGGGGCCACGAAGCGATCGGCGGCATTCTGGTCAATTCGCGGGACGTGTCGGCCAGGGTGGCGGCCGAACAGGCCCGCGAGGCCTCGATCCGCGCCCTGGAGGAAAGCGAGCGCAATTTCCGGCGCCTGGCCGACCATTCCACCGACCTGGTGCGCCAGTATGCGCCGGACGGCCGCCTCGAGTACTGCTCGCCGAACGTCCGCGACCTGCTCGGCTACAGCAGCGAGGAGATGCTGAGCGCTGGTCCGTTTCATCTGGTGTACGAAGACGACCGCCCAGCCCTGCAACAGGCTTTCGAGCGCCGCTTTCACCGGCGGTCCGAGCTGGAAAAGTTCGAGTACCGCCTCAGGCACAAAGACGGCTCGCTGGTCTGGGTCGAGACCACCTTCAAGGCGGTCTACGATCCGCTCACCGGCAAGGAACTGGCCTTCAACGGCACGACCCGCGACATCCGGCAGCGCAAGCAGGCCCAGCTCGAAGTCAAGGCGCAGCTCAACCGCTACCGGCAGCTGCTCGATTTCACCGCCTCGCTCGAACAGCGCACCACCCGGCTCGAACTCGTTCAGGAAGTGCTGCACAAGTGCTTGTTCCTCACCGAATACGACTACGCCTGCGCCTTCGATTTCAGCGCCGGCCACCTCGCGCTGCTCGCCTCGGCGGGCACCCTGCCGCCCGCGCTGACCACCAGCTTGCAGGATTTCCAGCAGCTGCCCTTCGCCGAGCCGGTCTGCACCGCGCTGCGGCGGCGCGAAGCGTATTTCATCGCGCCCGACGCGGCGCTGCTCTCGCCGCCCGAAGCGCTGCCGCGCGCCCACTGGCGCAGCGTGTGCCTGCTCCCCATCGCGCAGGAGGGCGACCTCAGCGTCATTCTGGTGTTCGGCACCGACCAGGACGCCGCCATCAGTCAGGAAACCCGCCAGCTGCTGCCCACGGTGGCGGCGCGCCTGAGCCGGGCGCTGGAGCGCTCGCACCACATCGAGCAGCTCAACACCTCGCGCGAGGAGACCCTGCGGGCGCTGGGGCTGGCCCTGGAATACCGCGATTACGAGACCAAGGGCCACACCGACCGGGTGGTGGATTTCACCGAACGCCTGGGCCGGGCGCTGGGCTTCGGGGGCGACGACCTCGACGCGCTGCGCTGGGGGGCCTTCTTGCACGACACCGGCAAGGTCGCCATTCCCGACGCGATTTTGCTCAAGCCCGGCCAGCTCACCCCCGAGGAGTGGGCGGTCATCAAGCGCCACCCGACCATCGGCTACGAGATGCTGCACCACATTCCCTCGCTGCCGCCGATCACGCTGGAGGTGGTGCTCTACCACCAGGAACGCTGGAACGGCAGCGGCTATCCCAAGGGGTTGTCCGGCAGCGACATTCCGCTGGCCGCCCGGGTGTTCGCGGTGGTGGACGTCTACGACGCCCTGACCAGCGCGCGTCCCTACAAACAGGCCTGGACGCCGGCGCAGGCGGCCGAGCAGCTGCGCCGCGAAGCCGGGGTGCTGCTCGACGAGCGGGTCGTTCAGCGTTTCCTGGACCTGCTGGCGCTCGAGGAAGGCCCCCTGGCGCCTGGCGCGGAGGATCACCATGAATAA